One window of Candidatus Mycobacterium wuenschmannii genomic DNA carries:
- a CDS encoding type I polyketide synthase, translating into MASADGQQQSTPRFAIVGYAARFPGAADANEFWDVLREGRDAISEVPADRWDVDEFFDPDPDTPGKVATRRAGFVDDVTGFDAPFFGMSTREVRMLDPQHRLLLETAWRAVEHSGTAPTSLADTNTGVFVGLATHDYLGMASGELTFPEIEAYMAIGTSNAAAAGRISFRLGLQGPAVAVDTACSSSLVAIHQACQALQLGECDLALAGGANVLLTPATMITFSSAHMLSPDGRCKTFDAAADGYVRGEGCGVIVIKRLEDAINDGDHIRAVIRGSAINQDGASGGLTVPNGVAQQRVIADALKRSGLTPADVDYLEAHGTGTSLGDPIEAQAAGEVLGAGREDGDPLLIGSAKTNIGHLEAAAGIAGVIKVILSLENELLPAHLHFENPSPHIPWDRLALEVVKEATPWERNGKPRIAGISSFGFAGTNAHVILEEAPAHTAQVVDAPADDKSADQRFSILPVSARTPDALVQIAEQYRSWLSANPDATLADFCLTTGVGRAHFEHRAALVVNSKESASELLGALADDRPAPGLVRGVSDATPKTAWLFTGQGSQYPGMARELYDTEPVFAETVDRCAAAVADVLEKPLLDVIFDVDGPDAEETLKQTTYAQPALFAVELGLARLWQSWGFEPAVVLGHSVGQYSAACVAGVFSLEDGAKLMAERGRLFGSLPTGGRMVAVFAAAEKVEALTDQFPSLSVAAYNGANTVLSGPAGDLDKAVSKLTADGVRCDWLETSHAFHSALLDPILDEFEKYADGFKYTSPQRILIDNRTGAVIGRSQKLDGNYWRRHARQPVEFAKSVQTLSELGCKVLLEIGPQPVLTASALRAWPDPATSPRAIASLRKNTADHRQITEALADAYALGALPNFAAVQHGSARKVDLPTYPFQHRQYWFRENRELPTQQSHVASTSETVRLLEDGKIEDLAKLLGGADDGQTLSVLTKLAAQHNAQRKTKSISDARYEFRWDKINAAAPADLGEPATWLLIGENGDAVAPLIEALGAAGQQHRILGLPASDADEQELTAALRAAADESPSLRIVNVAALEGDTVPSQRSLQRVQQQVLAGTRRLFRAAAAAELRAPIWVVTRGAQRITDTDTVSPEQTALWGFGRAASLELPQLWGGLADLSEGTADEWSRVINLVSDQTRREEQFAIREQSVYVPRLVRRPAATSATPLALRDDATYLVTGGLGSIGLEIAGFLAANGAKHLVLTSRRSPSDAAQQRINALGEQHGSDIRVVTADVADADDVSRLLAEIKADLPPLAGIAHAAGEISTTPLSDLEDAEVDRVFAGKVWGAWYLSEAATDLNLDFFITTSSIASVWGGYGQTAYGAANAFLDGLTWRLREQGIAGVSANFGPWSTGMADAESRAKLGKRGIKTLAPADALAGLADLIAISGTEGAASGVVARIDWAKFLPLYQGSGRRAFLAELEREVPSAVPATTVNGKTELVERLTNAPVQQRRKILSDFLRDAVADVTRVDPSEIREDAGFFDLGMDSLMAVELRRRLEQNVGKEIPATLAMDHPRLSDTVDYLLSDVLELTEKAGPALATAVARSDEPIAIIAVSCRFPSAPNPEAFWDLLSGGVNAIREVPEDRFDIDEFYDPDPDTAGKTYTRFGGFLDGIDGFDPEFFGISPREAVWIEPQQRLMLETVWEGLERAGYSPASLRGSRTGIFAGVAANEYAHLLSAESIDKIEPYFITGNALNAISGRVAFALGFEGPAVAVDTACSSSLVAVHQAVQALHSGDCDLAVAGGVNVLLSPVTVVAASRARMLSPVGQCKTFDASADGYVRSEGCGILVLKRLSDAERDGDRIAAVIPGSAVNQDGASSGLTVPNGGAQQRLIATALARAGLAGGDVDYLEAHGTGTPLGDPIEVQAAGAVYGASRDANRPLLMGSVKTNIGHTESASGAAGLIKVVLSLQNGVLPQSLHFDNPSPHIPWGSLPVKVVDKSTPWEANGRPRRAGVSSFGFTGTNAHVLIEEAPAPQPVIIDEQPTDDGAAQPESSGEGATVNVLPLSARSPEALVELAERYGAWLGNNPDVDIAQVALTAGVGRSHFEHRAALVVDSVQTATAGLADLAAGQLRPGVVRGECTDRPTTAWLFTGQGSQYPGMARELFASEPVFADTVKRCADAVSGLLPEPLLDVIFQTDRETGGKAGERLKHTSNAQPALFAVEMGLARLWQSWGIEPDVVLGHSVGQYAAACVAGVLSLEDGARLMAERGRLFGSLPAGGRMVAVFADPKQVEQVASEFPKLSVGAYNGPNTVLSGPGEDLEQVVAKFSDDGVRCTWLETSHAFHSELLEPVLGEFESFASQFEFATPTLPLVCNRTGSILTAETPLDAQYWRKHSRQPVQFSESVRTVAALGCAVLMEIGPQPVLTGAAVQVWPEHLSSPRAIVSLRKGVADRGQIADALANAYVSGHRPKFEALHQQHGRRLELPTYPFQRRRFWPKSSAITVDGPAMSGLLGSGKDLASGDSVYTSRLSVKSQPWLNDHVIYGTVVVPGATYAAMALAAVGTPAHVKEVFFYEPIILPEKASREVQLTLSPLEEGWKFQVHSRPFGVKDADWSLNADGTAIAGPGEQPEVTEPEEAIDAAIERMERMRPQELFETFDDMELHWGPNWSGSLKSLWLGDGEAIGDISVGEELTENLGTEPMHPVLMDLCTGVAFPAFPALRAAEQGVNGLFLPLRYEQVTLKDKMPRRFYCKAKWHTSELDSETQVFDLDYIDRDGKNLGGIRGFTVKRAPREALLRGLGGDATRLLYTLGWHEVPIAPKEEATSPSGTWLVAGFSELAAALPGCIPFDRTGDSELLGQVLAQAHEKGMPYAGIVWRSSGRKSEESTADATKRLEAEIENLLSAVHTAQADNSVKLPGGLWVVTERAVATESGEPVDAVQAALWGLGRTVLNEEPGLRSKLIDVDGSPEAVQLLAGLLAEPVDEPELAVRQGKALASRLLQWSRSGHLNVPRADDYALLPTERGAIDNLRLTEKEVEAPEPGYVQVRVEAAGLNFRDVLNVLGLYPGDPGPVGGDFAGTVTQLGEGVSHVEVGQRVYGSMQGAFASRFNVPAQFLAPIPDGVSAVEAATIPAAALTVRLSFDWSGLNPGDKVLIHAASGGVGLAAIQMAQQHGAEVYATASTFKRSTLRKLGVKHVYDSRTTDFADQILADTGGEGVDVVLNSLTSEGFIEATVRATAKNGRFAEIAKRDIWTAEQMAEARPDIAYEIVALDTVMFQEPDRIRDLLTEVSDGLAKGEWTPLPAEVYPLTEARTAFRRMQQARHIGKIVCQMPNPLAPRPDRTYLITGGLGAIGLATASYLAQLGAGEIVLTSRREPDAETQRKIDDITERYKTRVHTFSADVGEESDVEKLLERIRGELPPLAGVAHLAGVLDDALLNAQDLDRFRTTLAPKALGALHLDRLTRDDKLDFFIVSSSVSSLLGPPGQANYSTANALLDGLIADRKAHGLPATGINFGPWGGSGMASSEAASSNISAQGLLPLDASGALGALAEVVANGTGQATVLKANWARAAKVMGSSRPPILDLVLPSEMAEVVDSELLKQLQELPVSERATFITEFLQREVQGFLRLAQPPAATSRFLDLGTDSLMAVELRNRLHSQFGGKFTINATAVFDYPTIGGLGEYLAAQMPDAEEPGDAAPAAEAEAEAEEKPAEASSNGSSNGSSNGLESAAAESESEPAAEQS; encoded by the coding sequence ATGGCATCCGCCGATGGTCAGCAGCAGTCAACACCCCGTTTCGCGATCGTCGGATACGCGGCGCGGTTCCCCGGAGCCGCTGACGCGAACGAGTTCTGGGATGTGTTGCGCGAAGGCCGGGACGCGATCTCCGAAGTACCCGCCGACCGGTGGGACGTCGACGAGTTCTTCGACCCCGACCCCGACACCCCGGGCAAGGTCGCGACCCGTCGCGCGGGCTTCGTCGACGACGTCACGGGGTTCGACGCCCCGTTCTTCGGCATGTCCACCCGCGAGGTTCGGATGCTGGACCCGCAGCACCGGCTGCTGCTCGAGACGGCGTGGCGCGCGGTCGAGCATTCCGGTACTGCGCCAACGTCTTTGGCCGACACGAACACCGGTGTGTTCGTGGGTCTGGCCACCCACGACTACCTGGGCATGGCCTCCGGTGAGTTGACGTTCCCGGAGATCGAGGCCTACATGGCGATCGGGACGTCGAACGCCGCCGCCGCGGGCCGGATCAGCTTCCGGTTGGGCCTGCAGGGCCCGGCCGTCGCCGTCGACACCGCGTGCAGCTCGTCGCTGGTCGCGATCCACCAGGCGTGCCAGGCGCTGCAACTCGGGGAGTGCGACCTGGCGCTGGCCGGTGGAGCGAACGTTCTGTTGACGCCCGCGACCATGATCACCTTCTCCAGCGCGCACATGCTGTCGCCGGACGGTCGATGCAAGACCTTCGACGCGGCCGCCGACGGCTACGTCCGCGGTGAGGGCTGCGGTGTCATCGTGATCAAGCGGCTCGAGGATGCGATCAACGACGGCGACCACATCCGCGCCGTCATCCGCGGTAGCGCGATCAACCAGGACGGTGCGTCGGGTGGCCTCACCGTGCCGAATGGTGTTGCACAGCAACGGGTTATCGCCGACGCGCTGAAGCGCTCGGGTCTGACCCCCGCCGACGTCGACTACCTCGAGGCGCACGGCACCGGAACCTCGCTGGGTGACCCGATCGAGGCGCAGGCCGCCGGCGAGGTGCTCGGCGCGGGGCGCGAGGACGGCGACCCGCTGCTGATCGGCTCGGCGAAGACCAACATCGGTCACCTCGAGGCCGCCGCCGGCATCGCGGGCGTCATCAAGGTCATCCTGTCGCTGGAAAACGAATTGCTGCCCGCACACCTGCATTTCGAGAACCCGTCGCCCCACATTCCGTGGGACCGGCTCGCGCTTGAAGTGGTCAAGGAGGCCACCCCGTGGGAGCGCAACGGCAAGCCGCGCATCGCCGGCATCAGCTCGTTCGGGTTCGCCGGCACCAACGCCCACGTGATCCTCGAGGAGGCGCCCGCGCACACGGCCCAGGTCGTGGACGCACCGGCCGACGACAAGTCCGCCGACCAGCGCTTCAGCATCCTGCCGGTCTCGGCGCGCACTCCCGACGCGCTGGTACAGATCGCCGAGCAGTACCGCAGCTGGCTGAGCGCCAACCCGGACGCCACGCTGGCCGACTTCTGCCTGACCACCGGAGTGGGACGTGCGCACTTCGAGCACCGCGCCGCGTTGGTGGTGAACTCCAAGGAATCCGCGAGCGAGCTGCTCGGCGCGCTCGCCGACGACCGCCCGGCGCCCGGCCTGGTGCGCGGGGTGTCGGATGCGACTCCGAAGACGGCGTGGCTGTTCACCGGTCAGGGCAGCCAGTACCCCGGCATGGCCCGCGAGCTGTACGACACCGAGCCGGTGTTCGCCGAGACGGTGGATCGCTGCGCCGCGGCGGTCGCCGATGTGCTCGAAAAGCCCTTGCTGGACGTGATTTTCGACGTCGACGGCCCGGACGCCGAAGAGACGCTGAAGCAGACCACCTACGCCCAGCCGGCGCTGTTCGCGGTGGAACTCGGCCTGGCCCGGCTGTGGCAGTCCTGGGGCTTCGAGCCCGCCGTGGTGCTGGGACACAGCGTCGGGCAGTACTCGGCGGCCTGCGTCGCCGGCGTGTTCAGCCTCGAGGACGGCGCGAAGCTGATGGCCGAGCGCGGCCGGCTGTTCGGCAGCCTGCCCACCGGCGGGCGGATGGTCGCGGTGTTCGCCGCGGCCGAGAAGGTCGAGGCGCTGACCGATCAGTTCCCCAGCCTGTCCGTCGCCGCCTACAACGGCGCGAACACCGTGTTGTCCGGACCCGCAGGCGATTTGGACAAGGCGGTGTCGAAGCTCACCGCCGACGGCGTGCGCTGCGACTGGCTGGAGACCAGCCACGCGTTCCACTCGGCACTGCTGGACCCGATCCTCGACGAGTTCGAGAAGTACGCCGATGGCTTCAAATACACTTCGCCGCAACGCATCCTGATCGACAACCGCACCGGTGCGGTGATCGGTCGTAGCCAGAAGCTGGACGGCAACTACTGGCGTCGCCACGCGCGCCAGCCGGTCGAGTTCGCGAAGAGCGTCCAGACGCTCTCCGAACTCGGCTGCAAGGTGCTGCTGGAGATCGGCCCGCAGCCGGTGCTCACCGCGTCGGCGCTGCGCGCCTGGCCGGACCCGGCGACCTCGCCGCGTGCGATCGCCTCGCTGCGTAAGAACACCGCCGACCACCGCCAGATCACCGAAGCCCTCGCGGACGCATACGCACTCGGCGCGCTGCCGAACTTCGCTGCCGTGCAGCATGGTTCGGCACGCAAGGTCGACCTGCCGACCTACCCGTTCCAGCACCGCCAGTACTGGTTCCGGGAGAACCGCGAGCTGCCGACGCAGCAGTCGCACGTGGCGTCGACCAGCGAGACCGTGCGCCTGCTCGAGGACGGCAAGATCGAGGACCTGGCCAAACTGCTCGGTGGTGCCGACGACGGCCAGACCCTGAGCGTGCTGACAAAGCTCGCGGCGCAACACAATGCGCAGCGCAAGACCAAGTCGATCTCCGACGCGCGTTACGAATTCCGGTGGGACAAGATCAACGCAGCGGCGCCCGCCGATCTCGGTGAGCCGGCCACCTGGCTGCTCATCGGTGAGAACGGTGACGCGGTCGCACCGTTGATCGAGGCGCTGGGCGCCGCGGGCCAGCAGCACCGCATCCTCGGACTGCCGGCCTCGGATGCCGACGAGCAGGAGTTGACGGCCGCGTTGCGCGCCGCCGCCGACGAGTCGCCGTCGCTGCGCATCGTCAACGTCGCGGCCCTCGAGGGCGACACCGTGCCGTCGCAGCGGTCGCTGCAGCGGGTGCAGCAGCAGGTGCTGGCCGGCACGCGTCGACTCTTCCGCGCCGCGGCGGCCGCCGAGCTGCGGGCGCCGATCTGGGTGGTAACCCGTGGGGCGCAACGTATTACCGACACCGACACCGTGTCGCCCGAGCAGACCGCCCTGTGGGGCTTTGGCCGCGCCGCCTCCCTGGAGCTGCCGCAGCTGTGGGGCGGCCTGGCGGATCTGTCCGAAGGCACCGCCGACGAGTGGTCGCGGGTCATCAACCTGGTGTCCGACCAGACGCGCCGCGAAGAGCAGTTCGCGATTCGCGAGCAGTCGGTCTACGTACCGCGACTGGTTCGCCGGCCGGCCGCGACGAGCGCCACGCCGCTGGCGTTGCGCGACGACGCAACGTATCTGGTGACCGGTGGCCTGGGCTCGATCGGATTGGAGATCGCCGGATTTCTGGCCGCCAACGGTGCCAAGCATCTGGTGCTGACCAGTCGCCGTTCCCCGAGCGACGCCGCGCAGCAGCGCATCAACGCGTTGGGCGAGCAGCACGGCAGTGACATCCGCGTCGTCACGGCGGACGTCGCCGATGCGGATGACGTGTCGCGACTGTTGGCCGAGATCAAGGCCGACCTGCCGCCGCTGGCGGGCATCGCGCATGCCGCCGGTGAAATCAGCACCACCCCGCTGAGCGACCTCGAGGACGCCGAAGTCGACCGAGTCTTCGCCGGAAAGGTCTGGGGTGCTTGGTACCTCAGTGAAGCCGCGACGGATCTGAATCTCGACTTCTTCATCACGACGTCGTCGATCGCCTCGGTGTGGGGCGGATACGGGCAGACCGCCTACGGCGCGGCTAACGCCTTCCTGGACGGCCTGACCTGGCGCCTGCGCGAGCAGGGCATCGCCGGTGTCAGCGCGAACTTCGGTCCGTGGTCGACGGGCATGGCCGACGCGGAGTCGCGTGCCAAGCTCGGCAAGCGCGGCATCAAGACGCTGGCCCCGGCCGACGCGTTGGCGGGCCTGGCCGACCTGATCGCGATCTCCGGCACCGAAGGCGCCGCGTCGGGTGTGGTGGCCCGCATCGACTGGGCGAAGTTCCTGCCGCTGTACCAGGGATCCGGTCGGCGGGCGTTCCTCGCCGAACTCGAGCGCGAGGTGCCCAGCGCGGTGCCGGCGACGACGGTGAACGGCAAGACCGAACTGGTCGAGCGGCTCACCAATGCACCTGTGCAGCAACGCCGTAAGATCTTGTCGGACTTCCTGCGCGACGCGGTCGCGGATGTCACCCGGGTCGATCCGTCGGAGATCCGCGAGGACGCCGGGTTCTTCGACCTCGGCATGGATTCGCTGATGGCCGTCGAACTGCGGCGCCGCCTGGAGCAGAACGTGGGCAAGGAAATCCCGGCGACGCTGGCGATGGATCACCCGCGCCTGTCCGACACGGTGGACTACTTGCTCAGCGACGTGCTGGAGCTGACCGAGAAGGCCGGGCCGGCACTGGCGACCGCGGTGGCCCGCTCCGACGAGCCGATTGCGATCATCGCGGTGTCGTGCCGGTTCCCCAGCGCTCCCAACCCGGAAGCGTTCTGGGACTTGCTGTCCGGTGGTGTCAACGCGATCCGGGAGGTTCCCGAGGACCGCTTCGACATCGACGAGTTCTACGACCCGGACCCCGACACCGCGGGCAAGACGTACACCCGCTTCGGTGGATTCCTGGACGGCATCGACGGATTCGACCCCGAGTTCTTCGGTATCTCGCCGCGTGAGGCCGTGTGGATCGAGCCGCAGCAGCGGCTGATGCTCGAGACGGTCTGGGAGGGTCTGGAGCGGGCCGGCTACTCACCGGCGTCGTTGCGCGGCAGCCGAACCGGCATCTTCGCCGGTGTCGCTGCCAACGAGTACGCCCACCTGCTGTCGGCAGAGTCGATCGACAAGATCGAGCCGTACTTCATCACCGGAAACGCGCTGAACGCGATCTCCGGCCGGGTGGCCTTCGCGCTCGGCTTCGAAGGACCCGCGGTCGCGGTCGACACCGCCTGCAGTTCTTCGCTGGTGGCGGTGCACCAGGCCGTGCAGGCATTGCACTCCGGTGACTGCGATCTCGCGGTGGCCGGCGGCGTCAACGTGCTGCTGAGCCCGGTGACCGTGGTCGCCGCCTCGCGCGCCCGGATGCTGTCGCCGGTCGGCCAGTGCAAGACCTTCGACGCGTCGGCCGACGGCTACGTCCGCAGTGAGGGCTGCGGCATCCTGGTGCTCAAGCGCCTCAGCGACGCCGAGCGCGACGGCGACCGGATCGCCGCGGTGATCCCGGGCAGCGCGGTCAACCAGGACGGTGCGTCCAGCGGCCTGACGGTGCCGAACGGTGGTGCGCAGCAACGGCTTATCGCCACGGCGCTGGCGCGAGCCGGGCTGGCCGGCGGCGACGTCGACTACCTGGAGGCACACGGAACGGGCACCCCGCTCGGCGACCCGATCGAGGTGCAGGCGGCGGGCGCGGTCTACGGCGCATCCCGCGACGCCAACCGCCCGCTGCTGATGGGCTCGGTGAAGACCAACATCGGTCACACCGAATCCGCTTCGGGCGCAGCGGGTTTGATCAAGGTGGTGTTGTCGCTGCAGAACGGCGTGCTGCCGCAGAGCCTGCACTTCGACAACCCGTCGCCGCACATCCCGTGGGGCTCGCTGCCGGTCAAGGTGGTCGACAAGTCGACGCCGTGGGAAGCCAACGGCAGGCCGCGCCGCGCAGGTGTGAGCTCCTTCGGGTTCACCGGCACCAACGCGCACGTGCTGATCGAGGAAGCGCCGGCGCCGCAGCCGGTGATCATCGACGAGCAACCCACGGATGACGGTGCCGCACAGCCGGAGTCGAGTGGCGAAGGGGCGACGGTCAACGTGCTACCGCTGTCGGCGCGCTCGCCGGAGGCGCTGGTCGAGTTGGCCGAACGCTACGGCGCCTGGCTGGGCAACAACCCGGACGTCGACATCGCCCAGGTGGCGCTGACGGCCGGCGTGGGTCGCTCGCACTTCGAGCACCGTGCCGCGCTGGTGGTGGACTCCGTGCAGACCGCGACGGCGGGCCTGGCCGATCTGGCCGCGGGTCAATTGCGTCCCGGCGTGGTGCGTGGCGAATGCACCGACCGGCCGACGACGGCGTGGCTGTTCACCGGCCAGGGCAGCCAGTACCCCGGCATGGCACGCGAATTATTCGCCTCCGAGCCGGTTTTCGCCGACACGGTGAAGCGCTGCGCCGACGCGGTCAGCGGGCTGTTGCCGGAGCCGTTGCTCGACGTGATTTTCCAGACCGACCGCGAAACCGGCGGTAAGGCCGGAGAACGGCTGAAGCACACGTCCAACGCGCAGCCGGCGCTGTTCGCCGTCGAGATGGGCCTGGCCCGGTTGTGGCAGTCGTGGGGCATCGAGCCCGACGTGGTGCTGGGCCACAGCGTGGGCCAGTACGCGGCGGCGTGCGTCGCCGGGGTGCTCAGCCTCGAGGACGGCGCGCGGCTGATGGCCGAGCGTGGCCGGCTGTTCGGCAGCCTGCCCGCGGGCGGTCGGATGGTCGCGGTGTTCGCCGACCCCAAGCAGGTCGAGCAGGTCGCCAGCGAATTCCCGAAGCTGTCGGTCGGTGCCTACAACGGCCCCAACACCGTGCTGTCGGGCCCGGGTGAAGACCTCGAGCAGGTCGTTGCGAAGTTCAGCGACGACGGGGTGCGGTGCACGTGGCTGGAGACCAGCCACGCGTTCCACTCGGAGCTGCTTGAGCCGGTGCTCGGTGAATTCGAATCGTTCGCAAGCCAATTCGAGTTCGCGACGCCGACGCTGCCGCTGGTCTGCAACCGCACCGGGTCGATCTTGACGGCGGAGACGCCGCTGGACGCGCAGTACTGGCGCAAGCACTCGCGGCAGCCGGTGCAGTTCTCCGAGAGTGTGCGCACCGTCGCCGCCCTGGGCTGCGCGGTGCTGATGGAGATCGGCCCGCAGCCGGTGCTGACCGGTGCCGCGGTGCAGGTCTGGCCCGAGCACCTGTCCTCGCCACGGGCGATCGTCTCGCTGCGCAAGGGCGTCGCGGACCGCGGTCAGATCGCGGACGCACTGGCCAACGCCTACGTCAGCGGCCACCGGCCGAAGTTCGAGGCGCTGCACCAGCAGCACGGCCGCCGGCTGGAGTTGCCGACGTATCCGTTCCAGCGCCGTCGCTTCTGGCCGAAGAGCTCGGCGATCACCGTCGACGGTCCCGCGATGTCCGGATTGCTGGGCAGCGGAAAGGATCTGGCGTCCGGCGACTCGGTCTACACCAGCCGGCTGTCGGTCAAGTCGCAGCCGTGGCTCAACGACCACGTCATCTACGGCACCGTCGTGGTGCCCGGTGCCACCTACGCCGCGATGGCCTTGGCCGCAGTCGGTACCCCGGCGCACGTCAAGGAGGTCTTCTTCTACGAGCCGATCATCCTGCCGGAGAAGGCTTCTCGTGAGGTGCAGCTGACGCTGAGCCCGCTGGAAGAGGGCTGGAAGTTCCAGGTGCACAGCCGGCCGTTCGGTGTGAAGGACGCCGACTGGTCACTGAACGCCGACGGCACTGCGATCGCCGGTCCCGGTGAGCAGCCGGAAGTCACCGAGCCCGAGGAGGCGATCGACGCCGCGATCGAGCGGATGGAGCGCATGCGTCCGCAGGAGCTGTTCGAGACGTTCGACGACATGGAACTGCACTGGGGTCCGAACTGGTCCGGGTCGCTGAAGTCCCTGTGGCTCGGCGACGGTGAGGCCATCGGAGACATCTCGGTCGGTGAAGAACTCACCGAGAACCTCGGCACCGAGCCGATGCACCCGGTGCTGATGGACCTGTGCACCGGTGTCGCGTTCCCCGCGTTCCCGGCGCTGCGCGCCGCCGAGCAGGGCGTCAACGGACTGTTCCTGCCGTTGCGCTACGAGCAGGTGACGCTGAAGGACAAGATGCCGCGCCGGTTCTATTGCAAGGCAAAGTGGCACACCAGCGAACTCGACAGCGAGACCCAGGTGTTCGACCTCGATTACATCGATCGGGACGGCAAGAACCTGGGTGGGATCCGCGGCTTCACCGTGAAGCGGGCGCCGCGAGAGGCGTTGCTGCGCGGGCTCGGTGGCGACGCCACCCGGCTGCTCTACACCCTCGGCTGGCACGAGGTGCCGATCGCGCCGAAGGAGGAGGCCACCAGCCCGAGCGGTACCTGGCTCGTCGCCGGGTTCAGCGAGCTGGCGGCCGCGCTGCCGGGCTGCATCCCGTTCGACCGGACCGGCGACTCCGAGCTGCTGGGCCAGGTGCTGGCGCAGGCACACGAGAAGGGCATGCCGTACGCCGGCATCGTCTGGCGCAGCTCCGGGCGCAAGTCCGAGGAGTCGACGGCCGACGCGACCAAGCGCCTCGAAGCCGAGATCGAGAACCTGCTCAGCGCGGTACACACCGCACAGGCGGACAACTCGGTGAAGCTGCCGGGCGGCCTGTGGGTCGTCACCGAGCGAGCGGTGGCCACCGAATCCGGTGAGCCGGTCGATGCGGTGCAGGCGGCCCTGTGGGGCCTCGGCCGGACCGTCCTCAACGAGGAGCCCGGTCTGCGCAGCAAGCTGATCGACGTCGACGGTTCGCCGGAGGCCGTGCAGCTGCTGGCCGGTCTACTGGCCGAGCCGGTGGACGAGCCGGAACTGGCTGTGCGCCAAGGCAAGGCGTTGGCATCGCGGTTGCTGCAGTGGTCGCGTAGCGGTCACCTCAACGTGCCGCGGGCCGACGACTACGCCCTGCTGCCGACCGAGCGCGGCGCGATCGACAACCTGCGGCTGACCGAGAAGGAGGTCGAGGCGCCGGAGCCTGGCTACGTGCAGGTGCGGGTGGAGGCCGCCGGTCTGAACTTCCGCGACGTGCTCAACGTGCTCGGCCTCTACCCGGGTGACCCGGGTCCGGTCGGCGGCGACTTCGCCGGCACCGTAACCCAATTGGGTGAGGGCGTGAGCCATGTCGAGGTCGGTCAGCGGGTCTACGGCTCGATGCAGGGCGCCTTCGCCAGCCGGTTCAACGTGCCGGCGCAGTTCCTGGCGCCGATCCCGGACGGGGTGAGTGCCGTTGAGGCAGCGACCATTCCGGCCGCAGCGCTGACGGTGCGGCTGTCGTTCGACTGGTCGGGGCTGAACCCGGGTGACAAGGTGCTGATCCACGCCGCCAGCGGTGGTGTCGGACTGGCCGCCATTCAGATGGCGCAACAGCACGGGGCGGAGGTCTACGCCACGGCGAGCACCTTCAAGCGGTCGACGCTGCGCAAGCTCGGCGTCAAGCACGTGTATGACTCGCGCACAACCGATTTCGCCGACCAGATCCTGGCGGACACGGGTGGCGAAGGTGTCGACGTGGTGCTCAACTCGCTGACCAGCGAGGGGTTCATCGAGGCGACCGTGCGGGCGACCGCCAAGAACGGCCGCTTCGCCGAGATTGCCAAGCGCGACATCTGGACCGCGGAGCAGATGGCCGAGGCCCGGCCCGACATCGCCTACGAGATCGTCGCGTTGGACACGGTGATGTTCCAGGAGCCGGATCGCATCCGCGACCTGCTCACCGAGGTGTCGGACGGGTTGGCCAAGGGGGAGTGGACGCCGCTGCCCGCGGAGGTCTACCCGCTGACCGAGGCCAGGACGGCGTTCCGTCGCATGCAGCAGGCTCGGCACATCGGCAAGATCGTCTGCCAGATGCCGAATCCGCTTGCGCCGCGGCCGGATCGGACCTACCTGATCACCGGTGGTCTGGGTGCCATCGGTCTGGCCACCGCGTCGTACCTGGCGCAGCTCGGGGCCGGCGAGATCGTGCTGACCAGCCGGCGCGAGCCGGACGCGGAGACGCAGCGCAAGATCGACGACATCACCGAGCGGTACAAGACGCGCGTGCACACCTTCTCGGCCGATGTCGGCGAGGAGTCGGACGTCGAGAAGCTGCTGGAGCGCATCCGCGGTGAGCTTCCACCGCTCGCGGGTGTCGCGCATCTGGCCGGTGTCCTCGACGACGCTCTGCTCAACGCGCAGGACCTGGACCGGTTCCGGACGACGTTGGCGCCCAAGGCGCTTGGCGCGTTGCACCTGGACCGGCTGACGAGGGACGACAAGCTCGACTTCTTCATCGTGTCCTCGTCGGTGTCGAGCTTGCTCGGCCCCCCGGGACAGGCGAACTACTCGACGGCCAACGCGTTGCTCGACGGTCTGATCGCGGACCGCAAGGCGCACGGCCTGCCGGCCACCGGAATCAACTTCGGTCCGTGGGGCGGCAGCGGGATGGCCTCGTCGGAGGCGGCGAGCTCCAACATCAGTGCGCAGGGTCTGCTGCCGCTGGACGCCTCGGGCGCCCTCGGTGCCCTCGCCGAGGTGGTGGCCAATGGCACCGGTCAGGCGACCGTGCTGAAGGCCAACTGGGCGCGGGCGGCAAAGGTGATGGGTAGCTCGCGGCCGCCGATCCTGGATCTGGTGTTGCCGAGCGAGATGGCCGAGGTCGTCGACAGCGAGTTGCTCAAGCAGCTGCAGGAGCTCCCGGTGTCGGAGCGCGCGACATTCATCACCGAGTTCCTCCAGCGAGAGGTGCAGGGCTTCCTGCGGCTGGCGCAGCCGCCGGCGGCGACGAGCCGATTCCTGGACCTGGGCACCGACTCGCTGATGGCGGTCGAACTGCGCAACCGGTTGCACAGCCAGTTCGGTGGCAAGTTCACGATCAACGCCACCGCGGTGTTCGACTACCCGACGATCGGCGGGCTGGGCGAGTACCTCGCGGCGCAGATGCCCGACGCCGAGGAGCCGGGTGACGCGGCACCCGCTGCGGAGGCCGAGGCCGAAGCCGAGGAGAAGCCGGCGGAGGCGTCATCTAACGGCTCGTCGAACGGGTCCTCGAATGGATTGGAATCCGCTGCGGCAGAATCGGAGTCCGAGCCGGCCGCAGAGCAGAGTTGA